The following coding sequences are from one Gimesia sp. window:
- a CDS encoding isoprenylcysteine carboxylmethyltransferase family protein: MTADSDSEKAPQGINRRRLVLDLIGLPILFALFMFLPAGTWTWSKGWFFILFLLVVVSAGFVVLQRVNPEVIVARSHFHKGTKHWDKILLGFYFPSMLAIVPVAALDESRFHWFPVPLWVCILGYALLLAGMVIVTWAEAVNKFFEVTVRIQTDRGHAVIDTGPYAIMRHPGYVGGILTAIGMPLSLGSLWALIPAGIASLVLIIRTHWEDQTLQAELNGYQEYAKWVRFKLIPGIW; encoded by the coding sequence ATGACCGCTGACAGTGACTCGGAGAAAGCACCTCAGGGCATCAATCGCCGCCGTCTGGTTCTGGATCTGATTGGACTGCCAATCTTATTCGCTCTGTTTATGTTCCTGCCTGCGGGAACATGGACATGGTCGAAAGGCTGGTTCTTTATTCTTTTTCTGCTGGTGGTCGTTTCAGCAGGATTCGTGGTTCTTCAGCGTGTGAATCCGGAAGTCATTGTCGCGAGAAGTCACTTCCACAAAGGAACGAAACACTGGGACAAAATCCTGCTCGGCTTTTACTTTCCATCGATGCTGGCCATCGTCCCCGTGGCGGCTCTGGACGAGAGCCGATTCCACTGGTTTCCAGTCCCATTGTGGGTCTGCATTCTCGGCTACGCTTTACTGCTGGCCGGGATGGTAATCGTCACCTGGGCCGAAGCCGTGAACAAGTTCTTTGAAGTCACCGTGCGGATTCAAACGGACCGCGGGCATGCAGTGATCGACACCGGTCCCTATGCCATCATGCGTCATCCCGGCTATGTCGGGGGAATCCTCACCGCCATCGGCATGCCGCTTTCGTTGGGATCCCTCTGGGCCTTGATTCCGGCGGGAATCGCCTCGCTGGTGTTGATCATACGAACCCACTGGGAAGACCAGACCCTGCAGGCAGAATTAAACGGGTACCAGGAATACGCGAAGTGGGTGCGGTTTAAGCTGATCCCGGGCATCTGGTAA
- a CDS encoding ATP-binding protein codes for MTQQTVENLEARVKELEAQVQDYQKQLIQAQKMSSVGALASSITHEFNNILTTVINYAKLGLRHKEEERRDKAFTKILSAGQRAAKITTGMLSYARGNESRQEPVDLVVLVKSVIALVEKDLTMNRVNLHTHFDAQPEVTLNPNQIQQVLVNLIVNARQAMPGGGRLDLAVRVNAESNLAEVIVRDSGSGIPPEQLHHIFEQFYTTKEADENGQGGTGLGLSLAKEVMEAHNGRIRVESAIGKGTAFTLKFPLSAAAIEAA; via the coding sequence ATGACTCAGCAAACCGTCGAAAATCTTGAAGCCCGCGTCAAAGAGCTGGAAGCTCAAGTCCAGGATTACCAGAAGCAGCTCATTCAGGCGCAGAAGATGAGCTCCGTGGGTGCCCTGGCTTCATCGATCACGCATGAATTCAACAATATTCTCACGACCGTGATCAACTACGCGAAGCTGGGCCTGCGTCACAAAGAGGAAGAACGCCGGGATAAAGCGTTTACCAAAATTCTCTCCGCCGGTCAGCGGGCCGCCAAGATCACCACCGGCATGCTCTCGTATGCCCGTGGCAATGAGAGTCGCCAGGAACCGGTCGACCTGGTCGTGCTGGTCAAAAGCGTGATCGCCCTTGTGGAAAAAGACCTGACGATGAACCGCGTCAATCTGCATACCCATTTCGATGCTCAGCCGGAAGTCACGTTGAATCCGAACCAGATCCAGCAGGTGCTTGTCAATCTAATCGTGAATGCCCGTCAGGCGATGCCAGGCGGCGGCAGACTCGATCTGGCGGTGCGAGTGAATGCGGAATCGAACCTGGCAGAGGTGATCGTGCGTGACAGTGGTTCTGGTATTCCCCCCGAGCAGCTGCACCATATCTTTGAACAGTTTTACACGACCAAAGAAGCAGACGAGAACGGCCAGGGAGGCACTGGACTGGGACTGTCACTGGCCAAAGAGGTCATGGAGGCCCACAACGGACGCATCCGTGTTGAGAGTGCCATTGGTAAAGGGACTGCTTTCACGCTGAAATTCCCGCTCTCGGCAGCAGCCATCGAAGCTGCCTGA
- a CDS encoding glycosyltransferase, which translates to MSVILVHTGVSHTRIEYSIWEALNQTWPHSSTIARFGTGFSPDKEVDVSRANLIISTSLEAAASIKCQDHQLHMCYLEPIASNQQPIDHQLVNSLTEVEFVVPTKTLLNQNRDRFTSFVRPPVDTDFYSSGYERRNDFYLLVVDGPWTVQEQLAVDACVALKQSLSIIGIPAEQVPAAVHNEPQVEIIGAVDDQVLRDQYRLCKAVICPRDVDFDLSAQEAQSCGAPVVIFGGCEAAQSVICFEQHGLGSGIHFAEQSSASLISAMRELELRPQRCQSVIGWCCAAQFSYQQFQLNFNQAIAKEIAYRIQCAQRQSQADEQQDQGPAEERAAA; encoded by the coding sequence ATGAGTGTGATCTTAGTGCACACAGGCGTATCTCATACGCGCATTGAATATAGTATCTGGGAAGCACTGAATCAGACCTGGCCTCATTCCTCCACGATTGCCCGCTTCGGAACCGGCTTTTCCCCGGATAAGGAAGTGGATGTCTCCCGGGCGAATCTGATCATCAGCACGAGCCTCGAAGCAGCCGCCTCGATCAAATGCCAGGACCACCAGTTGCATATGTGCTATCTGGAACCGATCGCCAGTAACCAGCAGCCCATCGATCACCAGCTGGTCAACTCACTGACTGAGGTGGAATTCGTCGTACCGACCAAAACGCTTTTGAATCAGAACCGGGATCGTTTTACCTCATTTGTACGCCCCCCCGTTGATACGGATTTTTACAGTTCCGGTTATGAAAGACGGAATGACTTCTATCTGCTGGTTGTCGACGGTCCCTGGACTGTGCAGGAACAACTGGCCGTCGATGCCTGTGTGGCTCTCAAACAGAGTCTGTCGATCATCGGAATTCCGGCAGAACAGGTCCCTGCTGCGGTTCACAATGAACCACAGGTGGAAATCATCGGTGCCGTTGATGATCAGGTTTTGCGAGATCAGTATCGGCTCTGTAAAGCGGTGATCTGTCCCCGGGATGTTGACTTCGATCTGTCTGCTCAGGAAGCACAGAGCTGTGGTGCACCGGTGGTGATCTTTGGAGGCTGTGAAGCAGCCCAGTCGGTCATCTGCTTTGAGCAGCATGGACTGGGAAGTGGAATTCACTTTGCCGAACAGAGCTCTGCCTCACTGATTTCAGCGATGCGCGAGCTGGAGCTCCGTCCGCAGCGTTGCCAGTCCGTGATCGGCTGGTGCTGTGCAGCCCAGTTCTCTTATCAGCAGTTCCAGCTGAACTTCAACCAGGCAATTGCCAAAGAGATCGCCTATCGGATTCAGTGTGCTCAACGCCAGAGCCAGGCAGACGAACAACAGGATCAAGGTCCCGCCGAAGAGCGGGCTGCCGCTTAA
- a CDS encoding DUF1559 domain-containing protein, with the protein MSATRSLPGVPGNWNRCLSTFSLCLILLLVSTGCQKPQPGDSQAEKDDSSTSSAEQSSSKDAATAEEKTIDPKMVTKPGEPMTAERYQEVKARLKAIGLALHYSHDKNRSFLPSQEEHPEYFDENGQLKVSWRVHILPFLSQKPLYDQFKLDEAWDSPANAPLAKKMPEVYRSPDTPIGSDKTRFRVFEGQWGKNSRGREAPSTIFPLGKPAQIRNILDGTSNTVMIVEAGPDKAVLWTQPGGLKDEHPKAEFGAAGRGIPVLLADGSTRCYKRDIAESKWKDLINPNDGNVVDDREYTIIHTTLKPDQIKVLQQLRGIVMAFYDYVDKYNRFPPADEHLVDGKPNLSWRVHLLPFMGQEALYQQFKLDESWDSPHNKALVAKMPAIYQFGSAGKPGETRVMTFAGEKTPFPGAPGSRIRDITDGTSNTIFFVIAAADKAVPWTKPEDLPFDPADPVKALGKLTTPVIPAVMMDGSTRGIPANIPAKSLANLIQPDDGNVITVDLPSYKPE; encoded by the coding sequence ATGTCTGCTACTCGCTCACTCCCTGGTGTTCCGGGAAACTGGAATCGCTGTCTGTCTACATTCTCTCTCTGTCTGATCCTGCTGCTGGTTTCTACAGGTTGTCAAAAGCCTCAGCCCGGCGACTCCCAGGCGGAAAAAGACGACTCCTCAACTTCGTCTGCCGAACAGTCATCCTCGAAAGATGCTGCCACTGCGGAAGAAAAGACGATCGATCCCAAAATGGTGACGAAACCGGGGGAGCCGATGACGGCCGAACGTTATCAGGAGGTAAAAGCGCGGCTGAAAGCCATCGGCCTGGCCCTGCATTACTCGCATGATAAAAACCGGTCTTTTTTACCATCACAAGAAGAACATCCTGAATATTTCGATGAGAATGGTCAGTTGAAAGTCAGCTGGCGGGTCCACATTCTGCCCTTTCTGAGCCAGAAGCCGCTGTACGATCAATTCAAACTGGATGAAGCCTGGGATAGTCCAGCCAATGCCCCACTGGCAAAGAAAATGCCTGAGGTTTACCGCTCTCCCGATACCCCGATCGGCTCAGACAAGACCCGCTTCCGTGTCTTTGAAGGACAATGGGGAAAAAACTCCAGAGGCAGAGAGGCGCCATCTACCATATTTCCACTGGGGAAACCGGCCCAGATTCGCAACATTCTGGACGGAACATCTAACACAGTCATGATCGTTGAAGCGGGACCGGACAAAGCGGTTCTATGGACTCAACCCGGCGGACTGAAAGATGAACATCCCAAGGCTGAATTCGGAGCCGCCGGTCGAGGCATTCCGGTCTTGCTGGCCGATGGTTCAACCCGCTGTTACAAGCGGGATATCGCTGAAAGCAAGTGGAAAGACCTGATAAACCCAAATGATGGCAACGTGGTTGACGATCGAGAATACACCATTATCCATACCACTCTGAAGCCGGATCAGATCAAGGTCCTGCAACAGCTTCGCGGGATCGTCATGGCGTTTTACGACTATGTCGATAAATACAATCGGTTTCCGCCCGCGGATGAACATCTCGTCGACGGCAAACCCAATCTGAGCTGGCGCGTGCATCTGCTGCCTTTCATGGGACAGGAGGCGCTGTATCAACAGTTCAAACTGGATGAATCCTGGGACAGCCCTCACAACAAAGCCTTAGTGGCGAAAATGCCGGCGATCTATCAGTTTGGTTCCGCAGGTAAGCCGGGCGAGACACGTGTGATGACATTTGCCGGAGAAAAGACGCCGTTTCCCGGTGCGCCGGGCTCACGTATCAGAGATATCACTGACGGGACTTCCAATACAATCTTCTTCGTGATCGCTGCCGCGGACAAAGCGGTTCCCTGGACGAAACCGGAAGACCTGCCCTTTGATCCTGCTGACCCGGTCAAAGCCCTTGGGAAGTTAACCACGCCTGTGATCCCTGCTGTGATGATGGATGGCTCGACAAGGGGGATTCCTGCGAACATCCCCGCAAAATCGCTGGCAAATCTGATTCAACCTGATGACGGGAATGTGATCACAGTAGATCTGCCCTCTTACAAACCTGAATAA
- a CDS encoding lactonase family protein, which yields MQSPETSRRSFLKTSLALTGTFPLVAGLAYAESKSSDKPLMAYVGTFSSPLQDVLDTQVDLPPGNGRGIHLFQVDRKTGAMTPAGIQRMGTSPSCLAVNAEGTRLYSTNETDRVGQEKHGSVSAFKINREDGSLTQLNKVNSGGDGPTYVSIHPSGRYLLIANYFGGSISVLPILKDGSLGEATDVKNDAGKIGPTTATNAPEGSFAFSGHDHTHAHMIQADPSGRFVFHVDLGLDKIYIWKFDEKTGKLTPNDQAAISLPPGDGPRHFHFHPNGRWFYSIQEEGSTLVLFDFDPKAGTLTARQTISTLPEGFKGSNFCSEILVSEDGKYVYAGNRLHDSIGIFSVGTNGELTWVADEWTRGNYPRSFSFDPTGEFLYCCNQRADSVAVFKVDKATGKLHFTGHYAAVGNPSHVVFLDLAKQP from the coding sequence ATGCAATCTCCCGAAACATCCCGCCGCTCGTTTCTGAAAACATCTCTCGCTCTGACCGGAACCTTTCCACTGGTCGCCGGACTGGCCTACGCGGAATCAAAATCGTCCGACAAACCCCTGATGGCCTATGTCGGCACCTTCAGTTCTCCGCTTCAGGATGTGCTCGATACCCAGGTCGACCTGCCGCCTGGCAACGGACGCGGTATTCATCTCTTCCAGGTCGATCGCAAAACGGGAGCGATGACCCCTGCTGGCATTCAGCGGATGGGAACCAGCCCCAGTTGCCTGGCTGTCAACGCGGAAGGCACACGCCTCTATTCGACCAATGAAACTGATCGGGTCGGCCAGGAGAAGCATGGTTCCGTCTCCGCCTTCAAGATCAATCGGGAGGACGGTTCGCTCACACAACTCAACAAGGTCAACTCGGGGGGAGACGGACCGACCTATGTCAGCATCCATCCGTCGGGACGCTATCTGCTGATTGCGAATTATTTCGGCGGTTCGATTTCCGTGCTCCCCATTCTGAAAGACGGCTCACTCGGCGAAGCCACCGATGTCAAAAATGATGCCGGCAAAATCGGTCCCACCACAGCCACGAATGCCCCCGAAGGCAGCTTCGCCTTCAGCGGTCACGATCATACGCACGCCCACATGATTCAGGCCGATCCCTCAGGGCGCTTTGTGTTTCATGTCGATCTGGGCTTGGACAAGATCTACATCTGGAAATTCGATGAAAAAACGGGCAAGCTCACGCCGAATGATCAGGCTGCGATCTCTCTGCCTCCCGGCGACGGACCCCGGCACTTCCACTTCCATCCCAACGGACGCTGGTTCTATTCAATCCAGGAAGAAGGTTCGACGCTGGTCCTCTTCGATTTCGATCCGAAGGCTGGCACACTGACCGCCCGGCAGACCATCTCGACACTGCCGGAAGGTTTCAAAGGCAGCAACTTCTGTTCGGAAATTCTGGTTTCGGAAGACGGGAAGTACGTCTATGCCGGCAACCGTCTGCACGACAGCATCGGCATCTTTTCCGTCGGCACAAACGGCGAACTGACCTGGGTGGCTGATGAATGGACCCGCGGCAATTATCCCCGCAGCTTCAGCTTTGACCCGACCGGCGAATTTCTCTACTGCTGTAACCAGCGGGCCGACAGCGTGGCCGTGTTCAAGGTCGATAAAGCAACAGGCAAGCTGCACTTCACAGGCCACTACGCTGCCGTTGGCAACCCCTCGCACGTTGTCTTTCTGGACCTGGCGAAGCAACCTTGA
- a CDS encoding DUF1559 domain-containing protein, whose product MTISFECRQCGKKYKVGDDKAGKKIKCKACEAVMKIPVPADDDFLEAFDEEEEMDYSPPTRRRKKSPTKSAKSKQKKQTASKVKPGPLIAIGAVVLLLGGGGYFLLTWGAPGGKIMKRIADKADDVINSQMNGGNSQQFRESEADSMKKIGLAFHHYHDSFTRFPYADAHLTDGKPNLSWRVHLLPFLGQQELYQQFKLDEPWDSPHNKALITKMPDVYQTENTLQPGFTSVMTFSGKDTPFSGGQGLRMRSFTDGVSNVILAVKAGPDKAVPWTQPIDLPFNPGNPIIALGQANNGRFLCIMGDGALRTIPTSISPQTLSLAIQHRDGQSLPVF is encoded by the coding sequence ATGACCATCAGTTTTGAATGCAGGCAGTGCGGCAAGAAATATAAAGTCGGCGACGATAAAGCCGGTAAGAAAATCAAATGCAAAGCGTGCGAAGCGGTGATGAAAATCCCGGTCCCCGCGGACGATGATTTTCTGGAAGCCTTCGATGAAGAAGAGGAAATGGATTATTCGCCACCGACACGACGGCGGAAGAAGAGCCCCACGAAGTCGGCGAAATCGAAGCAGAAGAAACAGACGGCTTCCAAAGTCAAACCGGGGCCGCTGATCGCGATCGGTGCCGTGGTTCTGCTGCTGGGGGGCGGAGGTTATTTTCTGCTGACCTGGGGCGCCCCGGGAGGCAAGATCATGAAGCGTATTGCCGACAAAGCGGACGACGTGATCAATTCTCAAATGAATGGGGGAAATTCGCAGCAGTTCCGGGAGTCAGAAGCAGACAGCATGAAAAAGATCGGGCTGGCCTTTCATCACTATCACGATTCCTTCACGCGATTCCCGTACGCCGATGCGCATCTGACCGATGGCAAACCGAATTTAAGCTGGCGGGTACATCTGCTCCCTTTTCTTGGTCAGCAGGAGTTGTATCAGCAGTTCAAGCTGGATGAGCCCTGGGACAGTCCGCATAACAAGGCCTTGATTACCAAAATGCCGGATGTCTACCAGACAGAAAATACCCTGCAGCCGGGCTTCACGTCTGTGATGACCTTCTCAGGCAAGGACACCCCGTTCAGCGGCGGTCAGGGTTTACGCATGCGAAGTTTCACCGATGGTGTTTCCAACGTGATCCTGGCGGTCAAAGCAGGGCCGGATAAAGCGGTTCCCTGGACACAACCAATCGACCTGCCCTTCAATCCTGGCAATCCAATCATCGCCCTGGGACAGGCTAACAATGGGAGATTCCTGTGCATCATGGGGGATGGTGCACTACGGACGATTCCGACCAGTATTTCTCCCCAAACGCTCAGTCTGGCAATCCAGCATCGAGATGGTCAGAGCCTGCCGGTCTTCTGA
- a CDS encoding DUF1559 domain-containing protein: MYIQSRILLLTLLMVTVTFPSGCQKQPAANPTTEEAATETGAPAETDAQPEEQKIAPEMMTKAGEPMTAARYKAVGNQLKQIGLALHNLHEEASSFLPSQEEHPEFYDENGRLKVSWRVHLLPYMDQKPLYEQFKLDEAWDSPNNAPLAKNMPDVFKSPDTPADSNKTRFRVFEGKREKNAEGKEKMTTLFPLGQPARMRDTLDGLSYTMMVVEAGPDKAVEWTKPGGLNPAQPIAELGQTASQVVILKGDGSISLVKKDLEDAQWKEMIGPQDFTRIDWDAIEVKPGQ; encoded by the coding sequence ATGTATATTCAGAGTCGAATTCTGCTGCTGACGTTGCTGATGGTAACAGTCACATTTCCCAGCGGATGCCAGAAACAGCCTGCTGCGAATCCCACAACGGAAGAAGCTGCCACCGAGACTGGTGCACCGGCAGAGACGGATGCTCAACCGGAGGAGCAAAAGATCGCCCCGGAGATGATGACCAAAGCGGGAGAACCGATGACCGCCGCACGTTACAAGGCTGTTGGAAATCAGCTCAAGCAGATTGGTCTGGCACTGCATAACCTGCACGAGGAAGCCAGTTCCTTCCTGCCATCACAGGAAGAGCATCCCGAATTTTATGACGAGAATGGTCGGTTAAAAGTCAGCTGGCGGGTGCATCTCCTGCCCTATATGGACCAGAAACCATTGTATGAACAGTTCAAACTGGATGAAGCGTGGGATAGTCCAAATAATGCGCCGCTGGCAAAGAACATGCCTGATGTCTTTAAATCACCGGACACGCCTGCCGACTCAAACAAAACCCGATTCCGGGTTTTTGAAGGGAAACGGGAAAAAAATGCTGAGGGAAAGGAGAAAATGACCACACTGTTTCCCCTGGGCCAGCCGGCCCGTATGCGCGACACGCTAGATGGCCTCTCCTATACAATGATGGTCGTTGAAGCAGGCCCCGACAAAGCCGTCGAATGGACAAAACCGGGTGGTCTGAATCCGGCGCAGCCAATCGCCGAATTGGGACAAACTGCTTCACAGGTTGTGATTCTGAAAGGGGATGGATCCATATCACTTGTTAAAAAGGATCTGGAAGACGCTCAATGGAAAGAGATGATCGGCCCGCAGGATTTCACGCGGATTGATTGGGACGCCATCGAAGTCAAACCGGGACAGTAA